The Mycolicibacterium hassiacum DSM 44199 genome includes a window with the following:
- a CDS encoding SDR family NAD(P)-dependent oxidoreductase, with protein MTDQGTSLHGRVALITGASRGVGRGIALAMADKGAAIAVAGRNLQSCRNTVAELNRRGAEAIAIQCDVASGEDITRAVEATTSRFGRLDVLVHSAQSFNYGPIRRLTPQEFDESWRTGPLAAVQLMQAAFPALRETQGLIVNVASGAGITAPPAMAAYAMAKEAMRTLTRVAAVEWGRYRIRALALCPFAQTDGMDDFEQSMGVSRDKDLVPAIPLGRLGDPETDIGRVVAFLASDDARYLTGSTLMVDGGYTYLR; from the coding sequence ATGACCGATCAGGGAACGTCATTGCACGGACGCGTCGCGCTGATCACCGGCGCAAGCCGCGGTGTCGGACGGGGAATCGCGTTGGCGATGGCGGACAAGGGTGCCGCGATCGCCGTGGCGGGCCGTAATCTGCAAAGCTGCCGGAACACCGTGGCCGAGCTCAACCGCCGCGGCGCCGAAGCGATTGCGATTCAATGCGATGTCGCCAGCGGCGAGGACATCACCCGTGCCGTGGAGGCCACCACGTCGCGGTTCGGCCGGCTCGACGTCCTGGTGCACTCCGCGCAGAGCTTCAACTACGGGCCGATCCGCAGGCTGACGCCGCAGGAGTTCGACGAGTCGTGGCGGACCGGTCCGCTGGCCGCGGTGCAGTTGATGCAGGCGGCGTTTCCCGCGCTGCGCGAAACCCAGGGCCTGATCGTCAATGTCGCTTCGGGAGCGGGGATCACCGCGCCCCCGGCGATGGCGGCCTACGCGATGGCCAAGGAGGCGATGCGGACGCTGACCCGGGTCGCCGCCGTCGAGTGGGGACGCTATAGGATCCGTGCGCTCGCGCTGTGCCCGTTCGCGCAGACCGACGGCATGGACGACTTCGAACAGTCGATGGGCGTGTCCCGCGACAAGGACCTGGTGCCCGCGATTCCGCTGGGGCGCCTGGGCGACCCCGAGACCGACATCGGCCGCGTGGTGGCGTTTCTCGCCTCCGACGACGCCCGGTATCTGACCGGTTCGACGCTGATGGTCGACGGCGGCTACACCTACCTGCGCTGA
- a CDS encoding LLM class F420-dependent oxidoreductase, translating to MKWGIVFSSTGFPDPDAAVALAVAAEEAGFESLWAPEHVVMSRHPDATPYRGSPDGKMDRLARRGGIPDPLIWFGYVAAVTKRIRFGTGVLILPEHQPVVLAKSAATLDHLSGGRLMLGVGVGELPEEYAAVGMTFTDRGKRMDEYIDAIRELWRNDVASFDGRYVKFDQVECRPWPVRRDIPLFIGGSSRAAIRRAALRGDGYFPFVFPGQDPEVELPRLIARVRAETAAAGRDPDAMEFTAGGARTVEAAKRYADFGIHRLTVAIRARTIPEMRDEVARLGDELVGPTADL from the coding sequence GTGAAGTGGGGAATCGTCTTTTCGAGCACCGGGTTTCCCGATCCGGACGCAGCGGTCGCGCTGGCGGTAGCCGCGGAGGAGGCCGGGTTCGAGTCGCTGTGGGCGCCGGAACACGTGGTGATGTCCAGACACCCCGACGCCACCCCGTACCGCGGCTCTCCCGACGGGAAGATGGACCGGCTGGCCCGCCGCGGCGGCATCCCGGATCCGCTCATCTGGTTCGGGTATGTCGCGGCGGTGACCAAGCGCATCCGGTTCGGGACCGGTGTGTTGATCCTGCCCGAACACCAGCCCGTGGTGCTGGCGAAATCGGCGGCCACCCTGGACCATCTGTCCGGCGGCCGGCTGATGCTGGGCGTCGGCGTCGGCGAGCTGCCCGAGGAGTATGCCGCGGTGGGAATGACCTTCACCGACCGCGGTAAACGCATGGACGAGTACATCGACGCCATACGGGAGTTGTGGCGCAACGACGTCGCGAGCTTCGACGGCCGGTATGTGAAGTTCGATCAGGTGGAGTGCCGGCCGTGGCCGGTGCGCCGGGACATTCCGCTGTTCATCGGCGGTTCATCACGCGCCGCGATCCGCCGGGCGGCGCTGCGCGGCGACGGCTACTTCCCGTTCGTCTTCCCCGGACAGGATCCCGAGGTGGAACTGCCCCGCCTGATCGCGCGGGTGCGAGCCGAGACCGCCGCGGCGGGCCGGGATCCCGACGCGATGGAGTTCACCGCCGGCGGCGCCCGCACCGTCGAGGCCGCCAAACGCTACGCCGACTTCGGCATCCACCGGCTCACCGTCGCGATCCGGGCGCGGACCATACCGGAGATGCGCGACGAGGTCGCCCGCCTCGGCGACGAGCTGGTGGGCCCGACCGCCGACCTATGA
- a CDS encoding class I adenylate-forming enzyme family protein: MPAPDFLTVLDRPRAGGTALDDGERTLGYAELGPAVRELAGALTRHGVEPGDRVAVMLPNCVAAVELYLACAWLGPIWVGLNPAAPQAERDRQCRLVRPAVVVTGDGAPEPCAVGRVVAVAALNAERVPFDAAPPDPHVPCAIGFSSGTTGTPKAVVHSRAAVSLTAATLAAAQLRADDRVGIVLPMSIHNLMVVGPIQTLFAGATCVPVPRMNAAGVVAACQRHQLTRLTALVPTTIYDLVHDDTITGTELSTLRTAGTGAAGLVEELRSAFEEKFGVRLVGSYGMTEAPGPVCIEDPARPHVAGGSGRPLPHVRVQACDGTGRPLPPGAEGELVVSAAESGPWAGLYRPALGTWTETGLQPRADIVLRTGDRGWVDAHGEIHVTGRQADVIVRGGVNVNAAEIESVLGQLDEIRDLAVIGEPDDRLGQRIVAFVEPAPGAAPDPEQLRRRARGLLAHGKVPDEFVVTTLPRNAMGKVARGRLSRRRN; this comes from the coding sequence ATGCCGGCACCGGACTTCCTCACGGTGCTGGACCGGCCGCGGGCCGGGGGCACCGCCCTGGACGACGGCGAACGCACGCTCGGCTATGCCGAACTCGGGCCGGCGGTACGCGAGCTCGCCGGGGCGCTGACCCGACACGGGGTCGAACCCGGCGACCGGGTCGCGGTCATGCTGCCCAACTGCGTGGCCGCGGTCGAGCTGTACCTGGCCTGCGCCTGGCTCGGCCCGATCTGGGTAGGCCTCAATCCCGCGGCGCCGCAGGCAGAACGCGACCGGCAATGCCGGCTGGTCCGGCCGGCCGTGGTGGTCACCGGTGACGGGGCCCCGGAGCCGTGCGCGGTGGGCCGGGTCGTGGCGGTGGCCGCGCTGAACGCGGAGCGTGTCCCGTTCGACGCCGCACCGCCGGATCCGCACGTGCCGTGCGCGATCGGCTTCTCCAGCGGAACCACCGGCACCCCCAAAGCCGTTGTGCACAGCCGGGCCGCGGTGTCGCTGACCGCGGCCACACTCGCGGCAGCGCAGCTGCGCGCCGACGACCGGGTCGGGATAGTGCTGCCGATGAGCATCCACAACCTCATGGTTGTTGGCCCGATACAGACCCTGTTCGCCGGCGCGACCTGCGTGCCGGTGCCGCGCATGAACGCCGCCGGGGTGGTCGCCGCATGTCAGCGCCATCAGCTGACCCGGCTCACCGCGCTGGTGCCCACCACGATCTACGACCTGGTGCACGACGACACCATCACCGGGACCGAACTGAGCACCCTGCGCACGGCGGGCACCGGGGCCGCCGGGCTCGTCGAGGAGCTGCGGTCGGCCTTCGAGGAGAAGTTCGGGGTGCGGCTCGTCGGCAGTTACGGCATGACCGAGGCGCCGGGACCGGTGTGCATCGAGGACCCCGCCAGACCGCACGTCGCCGGCGGCAGCGGACGTCCGCTGCCGCATGTCCGGGTGCAGGCCTGCGACGGGACCGGTCGGCCGCTGCCGCCGGGCGCCGAGGGGGAGCTGGTGGTCTCGGCGGCCGAGAGCGGGCCGTGGGCCGGGCTGTACCGCCCGGCGCTGGGCACGTGGACCGAGACCGGCCTGCAACCCCGGGCCGACATCGTGCTGCGCACCGGCGACCGGGGCTGGGTCGACGCCCACGGCGAAATCCACGTCACCGGAAGGCAGGCCGATGTGATCGTCCGCGGCGGTGTCAACGTCAACGCGGCCGAGATCGAGAGCGTGCTGGGGCAGCTCGACGAGATCCGCGACCTCGCGGTCATCGGCGAACCGGACGACCGGCTGGGCCAGCGCATCGTCGCCTTCGTCGAGCCGGCGCCCGGCGCGGCGCCGGACCCCGAACAGTTACGTCGACGCGCCCGAGGATTGCTCGCACACGGCAAGGTGCCGGACGAGTTCGTGGTCACGACCCTGCCGCGCAACGCCATGGGCAAGGTCGCGCGCGGTCGGCTGTCTCGCCGGCGGAACTGA
- a CDS encoding enoyl-CoA hydratase/isomerase family protein has protein sequence MDTTPDDEILLRVADHIAYVTINRPAKANSMTPAMLTWFQQFWRRVDEDPQIRCVLITGSGSKHFCTGADLSGVNERGGVGVGLGRVSQDVGLTSRHNGVWKPTVCAVNGLVTGGGLHFVVDADIIVASTNAVFLDSHVNVGMVGGPENVGLAKRLPLGTALRMSLQGRNFRLSAQRAYQLGLVDELTEPDDLLPTAERIARDITQNSPHAVSLTQQAIWSSLEMPYTQAVEYGFSLVKTQWHHPDYTEGFRAFAEKRAPQWKTD, from the coding sequence ATGGATACCACGCCCGACGACGAGATCCTGTTGCGCGTCGCCGACCACATCGCCTACGTGACCATCAACCGGCCCGCCAAGGCGAACTCGATGACGCCTGCCATGCTGACCTGGTTCCAGCAGTTCTGGCGGCGCGTCGACGAGGATCCGCAGATCCGTTGTGTGCTGATCACCGGCAGCGGTTCGAAACACTTCTGCACCGGCGCCGATCTGAGTGGCGTCAACGAGCGCGGCGGGGTGGGGGTCGGGCTGGGCCGGGTCAGCCAGGACGTCGGCCTGACCTCCCGGCACAACGGCGTGTGGAAGCCCACGGTGTGCGCGGTCAACGGACTGGTCACCGGTGGCGGTCTGCACTTCGTCGTCGACGCCGACATCATCGTCGCCTCGACGAACGCCGTCTTCCTCGACAGTCACGTCAACGTCGGCATGGTGGGCGGACCCGAGAACGTCGGCCTGGCTAAACGGCTACCGCTGGGCACTGCGTTGCGAATGTCATTGCAGGGACGCAACTTCCGGCTTTCGGCGCAGCGGGCGTATCAACTGGGACTGGTGGACGAGCTGACCGAGCCGGATGACCTGCTGCCCACCGCGGAGCGGATAGCGCGCGACATCACGCAGAATTCGCCGCACGCGGTGTCGCTGACCCAGCAGGCGATCTGGAGCTCGCTGGAGATGCCCTACACCCAGGCCGTCGAGTACGGGTTCAGCCTGGTGAAAACCCAGTGGCATCACCCGGATTACACCGAGGGGTTCCGCGCGTTCGCCGAGAAGCGCGCGCCGCAGTGGAAGACCGACTAG
- a CDS encoding ferredoxin yields MRLRVDRSACMGHALCNAVSDELFPLDDEGYTALQDRDIAPEDEPLVRRAVDSCPERALTLETD; encoded by the coding sequence GTGCGGCTACGAGTCGACAGGTCGGCCTGTATGGGCCATGCCCTGTGCAATGCGGTCAGCGACGAACTTTTCCCGCTCGACGACGAGGGCTACACGGCGCTGCAGGATCGCGATATCGCCCCCGAGGACGAACCGCTGGTGCGCCGCGCCGTCGACTCCTGCCCGGAGCGGGCACTGACCCTGGAAACCGACTGA
- a CDS encoding SDR family NAD(P)-dependent oxidoreductase, translating to MARALLPSMMERRDGAVINIGSMVALVGFRGSTAYAAAKGGLVSMTRTIAVDYAEYGIRSNCVCPGGMEPVEYGNLTEAQLAELMQAVALAGGPLINRRAHVDEVANLLLFLAGPSGRSLSGAVIPFDGGFTAK from the coding sequence ATGGCCCGGGCGCTGTTGCCGTCGATGATGGAACGGCGCGACGGCGCCGTCATCAACATCGGGTCGATGGTCGCGCTGGTCGGGTTCCGGGGCAGCACGGCGTACGCGGCGGCCAAGGGCGGTCTGGTGTCCATGACCCGCACGATCGCCGTCGACTACGCCGAATACGGAATCCGGTCGAACTGTGTGTGCCCCGGCGGAATGGAACCGGTGGAATACGGCAACCTCACCGAGGCTCAGTTGGCCGAGTTGATGCAGGCGGTCGCGCTCGCCGGCGGACCGCTGATCAATCGCCGGGCCCATGTCGACGAAGTGGCGAACCTGCTGCTGTTCCTCGCGGGGCCCAGCGGCCGGTCGCTGTCCGGTGCGGTGATCCCGTTCGACGGTGGGTTCACCGCGAAATAG